GTTGCTGTCGGACTCATGACCATGGCCGCGCTGGGCATGCGTGTGCATTGGGGCTTGCCGATTTCTCGCAATCATCACACTGCGACGATTCAAACGTATTTTGACCAACTTGGGATGTCATATGTTATTGCTGATCCGGCGCATGCTGGCGTGCCGGTTCCGGAAGCAATCATTTTGGTTGACGCGGGCAGCGGGGAGCGTACAGTTTTGCTGCACGATCGCCCGGCATCGCCATTGCATGCGTTTGAAAGCATTCAATCAAAGTTACCGCGCGCAGATTGGTTTTATATTGACGGCCGTGATCTCGCCTTCACGCAAGCGCTCAAAAAAGTCGCGCGGGCACAAGGCGCGCAACTGTTTTTGGACATGGGCAGCTTGCGCCCGCACTGGCAAAAAATCGTAAGCGGCTGTGATATCGTGATCGTATCGGATGATGTCATGCGTCAACTCGACTCGTCACTGACGCCGCCACAAATGCTTCGTACCCTGGCCGATCATGGCATCGGGCTTGCCGGCATTACGTTGGGGCGGGAGGGCAGCTTGTTTCTCGCCGGGGATAATAATATCCGTGTTCCTGCAATGCCTGCGCAAAAATTAGTCGATGCCACCAACGCCGGCGACGTTTTTCATGGCGCATTCTTGGCGGCGTGGATCAAAACGAATGACGTGGAGAAAAGCGCGCGATTCGCGTCACGCTGCGCCGCGTGGGTGATCGGTCAACTCGGGCATAATTTGCTGGAATTCCGCGCCCGCCAGGCCGATTTTCCACTTGCTTTTATATGAGAGGATAGGTTATTTTTGCCGTTCAATTCTAAAATGGTTTTTCAGGAAACGGTTCTTTTAGCATATGCCCAATCCCGAGCACAACGCCGTTGAAAATGTCAATGGCACTCTCGCCGAAATCTCGCGCGATGATCGCGAGGTGTTGATCGAGGTTAAGGCGGCGTTGCCCGTGACCGGAGTTTCCGAAACTTCGGCAAAAAGTTTTTTGATTTGTGTTGTTTCGCTGGCGGCGGTTTTTGTTTTTTTTGTTTTGGAGCAACGCCTATGGGCCACGCTCGGGCTTGGTGTGATGGCGCTATTGAGTTATGTCCTGCCGTCCTGGCGAAGCGCAACCCCGGTGGCGCAAGTTTTGTTCGCTTATTGCGGCCTTTCATACGCCATCAATAACGAATACTTCGCCGTTGCTTATCCCTACTCCAATATTTTTATTTTAACAGGATTGCTGGGACTTTTTTTCCTGAGCGGAAAGCAGTGGTCGCAACTCTATTTTGCGCCGGGGAAAACCAAAAATTGGACGCGGCCCGCAGCCATCATTGGAATCGCATTATCCGCGCTGATTCTGGCGATTTATTTCTGGCGGCCGGAGCTTATCGGCAAAAATCCCACGCCGCGGCAGTGGCCGTTGGATGTGATAATCGTGGTAGCTCTGGGTTACGCTACATTCAGCACTTTGATGGAAGAGACGATTTTTCGCAGCATGATTTTGTCGTTTGCACGCACGCAATTGAAACCCGGCCTTGCCGTGGCAACGCAAG
This portion of the Cytophagia bacterium CHB2 genome encodes:
- a CDS encoding carbohydrate kinase family protein, encoding MSTIHCLGFGLLTFDRLLVFDQFPQPNQKLTTKLWVEQPGGPVAVGLMTMAALGMRVHWGLPISRNHHTATIQTYFDQLGMSYVIADPAHAGVPVPEAIILVDAGSGERTVLLHDRPASPLHAFESIQSKLPRADWFYIDGRDLAFTQALKKVARAQGAQLFLDMGSLRPHWQKIVSGCDIVIVSDDVMRQLDSSLTPPQMLRTLADHGIGLAGITLGREGSLFLAGDNNIRVPAMPAQKLVDATNAGDVFHGAFLAAWIKTNDVEKSARFASRCAAWVIGQLGHNLLEFRARQADFPLAFI
- a CDS encoding CPBP family intramembrane metalloprotease, encoding MPNPEHNAVENVNGTLAEISRDDREVLIEVKAALPVTGVSETSAKSFLICVVSLAAVFVFFVLEQRLWATLGLGVMALLSYVLPSWRSATPVAQVLFAYCGLSYAINNEYFAVAYPYSNIFILTGLLGLFFLSGKQWSQLYFAPGKTKNWTRPAAIIGIALSALILAIYFWRPELIGKNPTPRQWPLDVIIVVALGYATFSTLMEETIFRSMILSFARTQLKPGLAVATQAFVFAVMHYHFGFPSQAFGSLLAFLWGLAAGLIVVKSESIYPAYVLHFVLVLALFIVLAFVS